One Pseudodesulfovibrio cashew DNA window includes the following coding sequences:
- a CDS encoding polysaccharide deacetylase family protein, which produces MDVRQRCKQGLKQLACCFANLVRPQDGIAILTYHRIAPDGFLSVSPEDFDAQMRVLSEYFDVISLEQAVSRLREGVSSRNCVCVTFDDGFRDNWTTAYPILEKYCVPATVFVAMDAVRNGSLWFYDFDMAVFGGSSSEADLTSVGLGRHTWKGVAGREEVACRLHASLKKMSHEDRLAIVGKVAEGKRVERVMMTPDECRELASSKWVDVGAHTISHPLLAQLDEVELQREIGEGKVMLEDMIHSKVSLFSYPNGTRNDFDDRVISVVKKAGFIAATTTMPGLNVPGDDLYSLKRFDVSFGYYGSWTGRCSEALFRAHASGRLSRFEILLGR; this is translated from the coding sequence ATGGATGTTCGGCAACGCTGCAAACAGGGCCTAAAGCAACTGGCATGTTGTTTTGCAAACCTGGTGCGGCCGCAGGATGGGATTGCCATTTTGACGTATCATCGAATTGCGCCAGATGGCTTTTTGAGTGTGTCTCCCGAAGACTTTGATGCACAGATGCGTGTTTTGTCAGAGTATTTCGATGTGATTTCGTTGGAGCAGGCCGTGAGCCGTCTTCGTGAAGGCGTTTCGAGCAGAAACTGCGTATGTGTTACTTTTGATGACGGTTTTCGGGACAACTGGACCACGGCCTATCCCATCTTGGAGAAATACTGCGTTCCGGCTACCGTTTTCGTGGCAATGGACGCCGTGCGAAATGGCTCGTTGTGGTTTTACGATTTTGACATGGCCGTTTTTGGAGGAAGTTCATCTGAGGCCGATCTGACTTCGGTGGGCCTGGGGCGGCATACCTGGAAAGGGGTGGCCGGTAGGGAAGAAGTGGCCTGTCGACTGCATGCTTCCTTGAAAAAAATGTCCCATGAGGACCGGTTGGCAATTGTCGGCAAGGTCGCAGAGGGCAAGAGAGTCGAACGGGTCATGATGACTCCGGACGAATGCCGTGAGTTGGCTTCGTCCAAATGGGTCGACGTCGGAGCTCACACCATCAGCCATCCTTTGCTGGCACAACTTGACGAAGTGGAACTGCAGAGGGAGATCGGGGAGGGCAAGGTGATGCTCGAAGATATGATCCATTCGAAGGTTTCGTTGTTTTCCTATCCGAACGGCACGAGAAACGATTTCGACGATAGGGTGATTTCAGTGGTGAAAAAAGCGGGTTTCATAGCCGCGACCACCACCATGCCCGGTCTCAATGTGCCCGGTGACGACCTATATTCCTTGAAGCGTTTTGACGTCAGCTTCGGCTACTACGGCAGTTGGACCGGACGGTGTTCCGAGGCGCTTTTCAGAGCGCATGCCAGCGGAAGGCTATCCCGTTTTGAAATTCTTCTTGGGAGATAA
- a CDS encoding GNAT family N-acetyltransferase, with protein sequence MQYQVEVIDDWSDSPALQGDWDRLAEAKGFWFPFVSYQWFDCWYPAFCVEGNARIVVIRRDGDVVGIVPGVMGRRRIGPITVNEFSYAANGLTPYVSFLFEDDLYGDAKLLLQIDEALSGEIELLNVPAIETTGQDWRFISRGQEGFTNVYEEHRFPSLYVGMPDGFPAFLSGCSTSFRKSFNCTKRKANKQYEVATEEVRLTNQSALHRLQRLSAKTWQEQNGSGLFSEKYRDFFMKLFGKSSTDFSVSFLKFGESDVAFNCFYIRDNTFVGYKIGYDPSFAKLRPGELLKYEIYPFACEHGVTLFHLLGEANESKRHWATGSNDFVNSWLFSKRHLKSLLLEKGLRARKTIKERMEG encoded by the coding sequence TTGCAGTACCAAGTGGAAGTGATCGACGATTGGAGCGACTCGCCGGCTCTGCAGGGAGATTGGGACAGGCTTGCGGAAGCGAAGGGTTTCTGGTTCCCTTTTGTCTCCTACCAATGGTTCGACTGTTGGTACCCTGCGTTTTGTGTCGAAGGAAACGCCAGAATTGTTGTCATCCGGAGAGACGGCGATGTCGTGGGAATCGTGCCCGGAGTAATGGGGCGCAGACGTATTGGCCCGATCACCGTCAATGAATTTTCCTATGCCGCCAACGGCCTTACTCCCTATGTGTCGTTTCTTTTCGAGGACGATCTGTATGGGGATGCCAAACTGTTGCTGCAGATTGATGAAGCGCTTTCCGGTGAGATTGAGTTGCTGAATGTGCCCGCCATCGAAACAACCGGCCAGGATTGGCGGTTTATCAGTAGGGGGCAGGAAGGTTTCACAAATGTTTACGAGGAACACCGGTTCCCTTCGCTCTACGTGGGCATGCCGGATGGTTTCCCCGCATTCCTATCAGGCTGTTCCACTTCCTTCCGCAAATCATTCAACTGCACGAAAAGAAAAGCGAACAAACAATATGAGGTTGCAACCGAAGAGGTAAGACTAACTAATCAAAGCGCATTACATCGCCTACAGCGCTTGTCAGCCAAGACATGGCAGGAGCAAAATGGATCAGGGCTTTTCTCAGAGAAATATCGTGATTTCTTCATGAAATTGTTTGGAAAGAGCAGTACGGATTTTTCGGTTTCTTTCCTGAAATTCGGCGAGTCCGACGTGGCATTCAATTGTTTCTATATTCGAGATAATACCTTTGTCGGTTATAAAATCGGCTATGATCCTTCTTTTGCAAAGCTGCGTCCGGGAGAGTTGCTCAAGTATGAAATTTATCCTTTTGCCTGTGAGCATGGTGTTACGTTGTTTCATCTTCTAGGAGAGGCCAATGAAAGCAAGCGGCATTGGGCGACTGGCTCAAATGATTTCGTCAATAGCTGGCTGTTTTCCAAAAGGCACTTGAAGAGTTTGTTGCTGGAAAAAGGGCTGCGCGCCAGGAAAACGATAAAAGAACGAATGGAAGGTTAA
- a CDS encoding glycosyltransferase, which translates to MARRISVVIASWNGAVGGTEQHVSFLLDRLSRQGYEMQFVVVNRPQVDKAFAGVNTSPVVLEDSIPPGPFSFLRRVSMLAGLFRESPPDLILAYFPEGELVATIAASLAGVRGRLIGNRRNMGHDWTPRSVWQARIISRLVPRFLSNSVTASAIVGKKEWIDPVKISVIPNPINLRGESPGADGVDEGLPDAELIVGIVASVKPVKNHTLFLDAAALIHGELPDVRFVIVGRALPDREVWLREAIAQRGLNGVVYYLGECQNPLPLIRGMSIGVLSSRSEGLSNALVEYAAMGIPAVATDVGGNGEVVVDGETGFLVPSEDASGMAESIRLLLENESMRKEMGQAARSRAAALFAEDVIVNRYLTYFDGALARTWLEKGEEDCSTKWK; encoded by the coding sequence ATGGCAAGAAGGATTTCCGTAGTCATCGCCAGTTGGAATGGCGCTGTCGGTGGCACAGAGCAACACGTCAGCTTCCTCTTGGATAGATTGTCCCGGCAGGGATATGAAATGCAGTTCGTGGTCGTGAACCGGCCGCAGGTGGACAAAGCTTTTGCCGGTGTCAATACGTCGCCAGTTGTGCTTGAAGACTCGATTCCGCCGGGTCCGTTCAGTTTTTTGAGGCGGGTTTCAATGCTTGCAGGTCTGTTCCGGGAGTCCCCTCCGGATTTGATCCTGGCGTATTTCCCGGAAGGAGAATTGGTGGCAACGATTGCGGCAAGCCTTGCCGGAGTCAGAGGACGATTGATCGGGAATCGAAGGAATATGGGACACGACTGGACTCCCAGATCTGTCTGGCAGGCCAGGATCATATCCAGGCTTGTCCCGCGTTTTTTGTCCAACAGTGTTACTGCCAGCGCCATCGTGGGCAAAAAGGAATGGATCGATCCAGTCAAGATCTCCGTCATCCCGAACCCCATCAATCTGAGGGGGGAGAGCCCTGGAGCGGATGGCGTGGACGAAGGACTCCCCGATGCGGAACTCATCGTGGGCATTGTCGCAAGCGTCAAGCCGGTAAAAAACCATACGTTGTTTTTGGATGCGGCGGCGTTGATCCATGGCGAACTCCCCGATGTGAGGTTTGTGATAGTGGGACGGGCTCTGCCTGATCGGGAAGTCTGGCTGCGTGAGGCGATTGCACAGCGTGGGCTTAATGGCGTCGTTTATTACCTGGGAGAGTGCCAGAATCCTCTTCCGTTGATACGGGGGATGTCGATCGGGGTATTGTCCAGCCGATCAGAAGGGTTGTCCAATGCACTGGTCGAGTACGCGGCCATGGGTATCCCGGCCGTGGCCACGGATGTCGGCGGCAATGGTGAAGTGGTCGTGGACGGTGAGACAGGATTCCTCGTCCCCTCTGAAGATGCTTCCGGGATGGCGGAATCCATACGGCTTTTGCTTGAAAATGAATCCATGCGGAAGGAAATGGGGCAAGCGGCAAGGTCGAGGGCTGCGGCGCTGTTTGCGGAAGACGTTATAGTCAATCGATACCTTACCTATTTTGATGGTGCCCTTGCCAGGACATGGTTGGAAAAAGGAGAAGAGGATTGCAGTACCAAGTGGAAGTGA
- a CDS encoding glycosyltransferase family 2 protein: MNSSLFISVVVPVFNEERFIAATLEQILGQDYPEERFEVLVVDGGSEDATREIVSSYCEQYGNVRLLDNPGRKSSSGRNIGFKNGEGEYFLVIDGHCHIPNFKLLRNLAEIVERTGASCLGRPQTLDAPGGTPFQEAVASVRGSRLGHGSGSLIYGEHEGFASPVSNGAAYGREVFETIGYVDEDFDACEDVEFNLRVEKAGFKSYTSPKLKVSYYPRETLPGLFRQMQRYGAGRCRLWRKHPDSLSMNSLVPPAFALLCMAAPVFILLGLLTSLPILLGGLLLIPLAAYLALICRESYRLTDGGTVTGVLTRMSIFATVHLGLGGGFLLELLRGKRGNQRERQSVPERRLSIIDRLNRFSGKRLDKYRLWRNCKEIFWLRQLRIDVVDLSTWSVPRPEAKVPLEFTVGDEQDIDRICSTEAFGARNMLERWKRGMLDGNVLFLAKTNNNETVSVLWANRHMKKVAGSAFRLKPDEYVFEYVMTLASWYGKGIHQALHYHALSYLKDLGATRAYLDWNMATIAMQKTTSKLGYLYTGTDYYVLRLFLRDMVFGRGKMAHRFRRGVM; encoded by the coding sequence GTGAACAGTTCCTTGTTTATTTCGGTGGTGGTGCCTGTCTTCAATGAAGAACGATTCATCGCGGCCACGCTTGAACAGATTCTGGGCCAGGATTACCCGGAGGAGAGGTTTGAGGTGCTGGTGGTCGACGGCGGGTCTGAGGACGCGACGAGGGAGATTGTTTCCAGCTATTGCGAGCAGTACGGCAATGTGAGGTTGCTCGACAATCCTGGCAGGAAATCCAGTTCTGGCAGGAACATCGGTTTTAAGAACGGCGAGGGCGAGTATTTTCTAGTGATTGACGGGCATTGTCATATCCCAAATTTCAAGCTCCTTCGTAATCTCGCCGAAATAGTGGAGCGGACAGGCGCGTCTTGCCTGGGAAGGCCCCAGACCTTGGATGCTCCGGGGGGGACGCCGTTTCAGGAGGCAGTGGCTTCTGTTCGGGGATCTCGTTTGGGGCACGGAAGCGGCTCCCTTATTTACGGTGAGCATGAGGGCTTTGCCAGTCCCGTCAGTAACGGCGCCGCCTATGGGCGGGAAGTTTTTGAGACGATCGGGTATGTGGACGAGGATTTTGACGCCTGCGAGGACGTCGAATTCAACCTTCGGGTGGAGAAAGCTGGTTTCAAATCGTATACCAGCCCGAAGCTCAAGGTGAGCTATTATCCCAGAGAGACTCTGCCCGGCCTGTTTCGTCAGATGCAGCGCTACGGGGCAGGGCGGTGTCGGTTGTGGAGGAAGCATCCTGATTCGCTCTCCATGAATTCGCTGGTGCCTCCGGCCTTCGCCCTGCTGTGTATGGCGGCGCCGGTGTTCATCCTGCTGGGATTGCTGACGTCCCTTCCCATACTATTGGGAGGCCTCCTCCTGATTCCGCTCGCTGCCTACCTGGCGTTGATCTGCCGGGAATCGTATCGACTGACCGATGGAGGAACTGTGACCGGGGTGCTGACGCGCATGTCGATTTTTGCCACGGTCCATTTGGGGTTGGGGGGCGGTTTCTTGCTGGAGTTGCTGCGAGGGAAAAGGGGGAATCAGCGGGAGCGGCAAAGTGTACCCGAACGCAGGCTTTCCATCATTGACCGGTTAAACCGTTTTTCAGGAAAGCGGTTGGACAAATACCGACTGTGGCGCAACTGTAAGGAGATATTCTGGCTCAGGCAGTTGAGGATAGATGTCGTCGACCTGTCGACTTGGAGCGTGCCACGGCCCGAGGCCAAGGTCCCGCTTGAATTCACTGTTGGAGACGAGCAGGATATTGATAGAATCTGTTCGACGGAAGCGTTCGGTGCAAGGAATATGTTGGAGCGGTGGAAGCGGGGGATGCTCGATGGCAACGTGCTGTTTTTGGCCAAAACGAATAATAACGAAACCGTGAGCGTGTTGTGGGCCAATCGTCACATGAAAAAGGTGGCGGGAAGCGCATTTCGATTGAAGCCTGATGAGTATGTCTTCGAGTATGTTATGACCTTGGCTTCCTGGTACGGCAAAGGGATTCACCAAGCCCTGCATTACCATGCCCTGTCCTATTTGAAGGACCTTGGAGCGACTCGAGCTTATTTGGATTGGAACATGGCTACCATCGCAATGCAGAAGACCACTTCCAAGCTCGGCTACCTTTATACGGGAACCGACTATTACGTACTTCGCCTTTTCCTTCGTGACATGGTTTTTGGGCGCGGAAAGATGGCGCATCGTTTCAGGAGGGGGGTGATGTGA
- a CDS encoding glycosyltransferase translates to MTIVHLRDSNFVGGPERQILEHFQRMPPESYDMVLVCYEEDGSPNDLRIQAERRGFRCLTLPTRSPFSWRNIKEIVAMLREADADILVTHGHKGNIFGRIACWMVSIPTIAVSRGWTMESFKIRVFEFLDKIFLHFADHVVAVSEGQRRKILSFGVSPGKISVIHNSIDVCNWGQGDGADIRSRLGVPEGAVLVVSAGRLSPEKDQRTLILAAEWLAVERDDVYFAVFGEGVLRDELERAVQEAGLEGRFFLPGFCQDMVSVMRAVDIFCLPSLTEGLPNVILEAFACSKPVVATRVGGTPELVQDGKNGLLVEPEDAASLSKALGRLCSDSELRRSMGEVGKKMVESSFTYAQQSEMYKKLYSAIVGVER, encoded by the coding sequence ATGACGATAGTCCACCTGCGGGACTCCAATTTCGTCGGCGGCCCAGAGCGTCAGATTCTCGAGCATTTCCAGAGAATGCCGCCCGAGAGCTACGACATGGTCCTGGTCTGCTACGAAGAGGACGGCAGTCCCAACGACCTGCGCATTCAAGCCGAGAGACGCGGCTTTCGCTGTCTGACCCTTCCGACCCGTTCTCCTTTTAGTTGGCGAAACATCAAGGAAATCGTCGCAATGCTGCGCGAGGCGGATGCCGATATCTTGGTTACACATGGTCACAAGGGCAACATTTTCGGGAGGATCGCATGCTGGATGGTTTCCATTCCCACGATCGCGGTATCGCGGGGGTGGACTATGGAAAGCTTCAAGATTCGCGTTTTCGAATTTCTCGACAAGATCTTCCTGCATTTCGCGGATCATGTGGTTGCCGTTTCGGAAGGGCAGCGTCGTAAGATCCTTTCGTTCGGCGTCTCCCCCGGCAAAATATCCGTCATCCACAACAGCATTGATGTTTGTAACTGGGGTCAGGGTGATGGAGCGGACATCCGCAGCCGTTTGGGGGTGCCTGAGGGGGCAGTTCTTGTGGTCTCTGCTGGTCGCTTGAGCCCGGAAAAGGATCAGCGGACCTTGATTCTGGCGGCAGAGTGGTTGGCGGTGGAGCGGGACGACGTATATTTTGCCGTATTTGGTGAAGGCGTATTGCGCGATGAACTGGAGCGAGCCGTTCAGGAGGCAGGATTGGAAGGCCGATTCTTCTTGCCAGGGTTTTGTCAGGATATGGTGAGTGTCATGCGGGCGGTCGATATCTTTTGCCTTCCATCCCTGACCGAGGGACTCCCCAACGTTATCCTGGAAGCCTTCGCCTGTTCCAAGCCCGTGGTGGCAACACGAGTCGGCGGGACTCCCGAGTTGGTTCAGGATGGGAAAAACGGTTTGCTAGTCGAACCGGAAGACGCGGCTTCCCTTAGCAAGGCTTTAGGGCGGTTGTGCTCAGACAGTGAATTGCGCCGTAGTATGGGGGAAGTCGGCAAAAAGATGGTTGAAAGTTCGTTCACATACGCGCAACAGTCTGAAATGTATAAGAAATTATATTCAGCAATTGTCGGGGTAGAACGATGA
- a CDS encoding glycosyltransferase: MNVLVIDEDFPHPTNTGKRLRTYNLLSRLQASHTIHYVFHGNQVELPGCPNIRCHPIDKAFTPKRGLRFYAELLGNLVSSKPYIVSRHYSEPMMGKVNDILHENEIDLIHCEWTPYTENIRSLLGVYPTILSTHNVESQIWGRYFENEGNLLKKAYIYLQWKKMAAYEKDVAGRYDHVVCVSDNDAEFFSRHAPAGRVSVVPNGVDEVYFSPRGGKQKQGNLVFTGSMDWRPNQDAVSYFVEEIFPLIRERNPEAQFYVVGRYPPEGLKAQWEQTEGVTVTGIVDDVRGYIEDAAVYIVPLRIGGGSRLKILEALSMEKVVVSTRVGAEGLALEDHIHLLLRDDPALFASCVTDILASGKEYAGIAREGRQQVLETYTWDSISTVLDAAWHKAARSRRGA, translated from the coding sequence ATGAATGTTCTTGTGATAGATGAAGATTTTCCGCACCCGACCAATACTGGGAAACGGCTCAGGACTTATAATCTGCTTTCCCGGCTACAGGCGTCTCACACTATTCATTATGTGTTTCACGGCAACCAGGTTGAGCTTCCTGGATGTCCGAACATTCGCTGCCATCCTATTGACAAGGCGTTCACTCCCAAACGGGGGTTGAGATTTTACGCCGAGCTTCTAGGCAATTTGGTTTCCTCCAAACCATACATCGTTTCCCGGCATTATTCCGAACCCATGATGGGCAAGGTCAACGACATCTTGCATGAGAACGAGATCGATCTAATCCATTGCGAGTGGACGCCCTATACGGAAAATATTCGCAGCCTGCTGGGCGTCTACCCTACCATCCTTTCCACGCATAACGTCGAGTCGCAAATCTGGGGGCGCTATTTCGAGAACGAAGGCAATCTCCTTAAAAAGGCCTACATTTACCTGCAGTGGAAGAAAATGGCCGCTTACGAGAAGGATGTTGCAGGCCGTTACGACCATGTTGTTTGCGTGTCTGACAACGATGCGGAATTTTTTAGCCGCCATGCCCCCGCCGGGCGGGTTTCGGTGGTCCCCAATGGCGTTGACGAGGTCTACTTCTCGCCCCGGGGAGGGAAGCAGAAGCAAGGCAACCTTGTGTTTACCGGCTCCATGGACTGGCGTCCCAATCAGGATGCCGTATCTTATTTCGTCGAGGAGATTTTCCCCCTGATCCGCGAGAGGAATCCTGAGGCGCAATTTTATGTCGTCGGACGCTACCCCCCCGAGGGACTGAAAGCACAATGGGAACAGACGGAGGGGGTGACAGTTACCGGCATCGTCGACGATGTGCGTGGGTATATAGAGGATGCTGCCGTGTACATAGTTCCGCTTCGTATCGGCGGTGGGTCCCGCTTGAAGATCCTGGAGGCATTATCCATGGAGAAAGTGGTAGTTTCGACCCGGGTGGGAGCTGAAGGACTGGCGCTTGAGGACCACATACATTTGCTGTTGAGGGACGATCCGGCTTTGTTCGCAAGTTGCGTGACGGATATCCTCGCCTCCGGCAAGGAGTATGCCGGTATTGCCCGGGAAGGTCGGCAGCAGGTCCTCGAAACGTACACCTGGGATTCTATCTCGACCGTACTCGACGCCGCCTGGCACAAAGCCGCAAGGAGCCGGCGTGGAGCATAG